A region of Pseudomonas putida DNA encodes the following proteins:
- the surE gene encoding 5'/3'-nucleotidase SurE: protein MRILISNDDGVTAPGLAALHAALVDYAECVVIAPDQDKSGASSSLTLDRPLHPQTLANGFISLNGTPTDCVHLGLNGLLPQTPDMVVSGINLGANLGDDVLYSGTVAAALEGRFLGNTSLAFSLLSRQPDNLPAAAYIARRLVEAQSRLVLPPRTVLNVNIPNLPLEHIRGIQLTRLGHRARAAAPTKVVNPRGKEGYWIAVAGDAEDGGPGTDFHAVMQGYVSITPLQLDRTFNDAFEQLDGWLEGLL from the coding sequence ATGCGTATTCTGATTTCGAACGACGACGGTGTCACCGCACCCGGCCTCGCCGCGCTGCATGCTGCGTTGGTGGATTATGCCGAGTGCGTGGTGATTGCCCCGGATCAAGACAAGAGCGGCGCCAGCAGTTCGCTGACGTTGGACCGGCCCCTGCATCCGCAGACCCTGGCCAACGGTTTCATCAGCCTCAACGGTACGCCGACCGACTGCGTGCACCTGGGGCTCAACGGGCTGTTGCCGCAGACCCCTGACATGGTGGTGTCCGGGATCAACCTGGGGGCCAACCTGGGCGATGACGTGCTCTATTCGGGCACCGTCGCCGCTGCATTGGAAGGCCGCTTCCTGGGCAACACGTCGCTGGCGTTTTCGTTGCTGTCGCGCCAGCCGGACAACCTGCCCGCCGCCGCCTACATCGCCCGTCGCCTGGTGGAGGCGCAGTCGCGCCTCGTGTTGCCGCCGCGTACCGTGCTCAACGTCAATATCCCCAACCTGCCGCTGGAACACATCCGTGGCATCCAGCTCACCCGCCTGGGGCACCGGGCGCGGGCGGCGGCGCCGACCAAGGTGGTCAACCCGCGTGGCAAGGAAGGGTACTGGATTGCCGTGGCCGGCGACGCCGAGGACGGTGGCCCAGGCACGGATTTCCACGCGGTGATGCAAGGTTACGTATCGATCACCCCGCTGCAGCTCGACCGCACCTTCAACGATGCTTTCGAACAGCTCGACGGTTGGCTGGAGGGCCTGCTCTGA